From a region of the Arachis ipaensis cultivar K30076 chromosome B09, Araip1.1, whole genome shotgun sequence genome:
- the LOC107618105 gene encoding lon protease homolog 1, mitochondrial isoform X1, translating to MLKLITSSSSRIHHHRFPSAAAVTALRPVAESSSPLLRVLNSLGGLGRRNGNSVGRLFFCSGSGSGDGSDQAVDAEVKSTESGAADEAQAKASSAIVSTYPRPEDYLTVLALPLPHRPLFPGFYMPIYVKDPKLLAALQESRERQAPYAGAFLLKDDPGADPSIVSGSETEKSVYDLKGKELFNRLHEVGTLAQISSIHGEQVILIGHRRLRITEMVSEDPLTVKVDHLKDKPYNKDDDLIKATSFEVISTLRDVLKTSSLWRDHVQTYTKHIGDFTYPKLADFGAAISGANKLQCQEVLEELDVYKRLKLTLELVKKEMEISKIQESIAKAIEEKISGEQRRYLLNEQLKAIKKELGLETDDKTALTSKFRERIEPKREKCPPHVLQVIDEELTKLQLLEASSSEFSVTRNYLDWLTALPWGEYSDENFDVTRAQGILDEDHYGLTDVKERILEFIAVGKLRGTSQGKIICLSGPPGVGKTSIGRSIARALNRKFFRFSVGGLADVAEIKGHRRTYIGAMPGKMVQCLKNVGTANPLVLIDEIDKLGRGHAGDPASALLELLDPEQNANFLDHYLDVPIDLSKVLFVCTANVVEMIPNPLLDRMEVVAIAGYITDEKMHIARDYLEKSTREACGIKPEQVEVTDAALLALIENYCREAGVRNLQKHIEKIYRKIALQLVRKGETKATVASVQSVEAKRVEEDNVESHPDPNQKESSMVADSSNPEQMSEPYKEVDKEQTDLPVDQSESPENQLTDVKEGSDEDKEIETTTIEKVLVDKSNIADYVGKPVFHAERIYDQTPIGVVMGLAWTAMGGSTLYIETTLVEEGDGKGALNLTGQLGDVMKESAQIAHTIARRILLEKEPENHFFANSKLHLHVPAGATPKDGPSAGCTMTTSLLSLAMKKPVKKDLAMTGEVTLTGKILPIGGVKEKTIAARRSEVKTIVFPSANRRDFDELAPNVKEGLDVHFVDDFMQIFDLAFDDDNSQHSEKSVSL from the exons ATGTTGAAGCTCATCACTTCCTCGTCCTCCCGCATCCACCACCATCGCTTCCCCTCTGCCGCGGCGGTTACGGCGCTCCGGCCCGTCGCTGAGTCCAGCTCCCCGCTGCTCCGAGTGCTCAATTCACTTGGCGGGTTGGGCCGGAGGAATGGTAACTCGGTTGGGCGCTTATTTTTCTGTTCCGGTTCGGGTTCTGGCGACGGGTCGGATCAGGCGGTTGACGCGGAAGTGAAGTCGACTGAGTCCGGTGCCGCCGACGAGGCGCAGGCGAAGGCTTCTTCGGCTATAGTGTCCACTTACCCCAGACCTGAAGATTACCTCACT GTTTTGGCATTGCCATTGCCACATCGGCCACTTTTTCCAGGATTTTATATGCCAATCTATGTTAAG GATCCAAAATTGTTAGCAGCTTTGCAGGAAAGTCGAGAAAGACAAGCCCCTTATGCTGGTGCTTTCCTTCTTAAGGATGATCCAGGGGCTGATCCAAGCATAGTATCTGGCTCTGAAACGGAAAAAAGTGTGTATGATTTAAAAGGAAAAGAGCTGTTTAATCGTCTTCATGAAGTTGGGACTCTAGCTCAA ATTTCGAGCATCCATGGGGAACAGGTGATTCTGATTGGTCATCGGCGTCTACGTATAACAGAGATG GTTAGTGAGGATCCACTTACTGTAAAAGTTGATCATCTCAAG GATAAGCCATATAATAAAGATGATGATCTTATAAAGGCCACATCTTTTGAGGTTATATCAACCCTAAGGGATGTTCTTAAAACAAGTTCCCTTTGGAGAGACCATGTCCAGACTTACACTAAG CATATAGGTGATTTCACTTATCCGAAGCTAGCAGATTTTGGAGCTGCAATATCCGGGGCAAACAAATTGCAATGTCAAGAAGTTCTTGAAGAGTTAGAT GTGTATAAACGATTAAAACTCACACTGGAGTTGGTAAAGAAAGAGATGGAAATCAGTAAGATTCAG GAATCAATTGCAAAAGCAATTGAAGAAAAGATAAGTGGTGAGCAGCGCCGTTACTTGTTAAATGAGCAACTTAAGGCCATAAAGAAG GAATTGGGTCTGGAGACCGATGATAAGACAGCTCTCACTA gtAAATTCAGGGAAAGGATTGAACCAAAGAGAGAAAAATGCCCCCCTCATGTTTTGCAAGTCATAGACGAAGAACTCACAAAGCTGCAGCTGTTGGAGGCTAGTTCTAGTGAATTCAGTGTTACCCGTAACTACTTGGACTGGTTGACTGCACTACCTTGGGGAGAATACAG TGATGAGAACTTCGATGTTACTCGGGCACAAGGGATTCTGGATGAAGATCATTATGGATTAACTGATGTGAAGGAAAGGATATTGGAATTCATAGCTGTTGGGAAACTAAGAGGGACTTCTCAAG GAAAAATAATCTGTCTTTCTGGTCCACCAGGAGTGGGCAAAACAAGTATTGGCCGTTCAATTGCACGTGCCTTGAACCGTAAGTTCTTCCGTTTCTCTGTAGGAGGATTAGCTGATGTAGCTGAAATAAAG GGTCATCGTAGAACCTATATTGGTGCTATGCCAGGAAAGATGGTACAATGCCTAAAGAATGTGGGGACAGCCAACCCTCTTGTTTTGATTGACGAGATTGACAAA TTGGGCAGAGGACATGCTGGTGATCCAGCAAGTGCCTTGCTAGAGCTCTTGGATCCGGAGCAGAATGCTAATTTTCTGGACCATTATCTTGATGTTCCCATTGATTTATCAAAG GTTCTCTTTGTTTGCACTGCAAATGTAGTGGAAATGATACCAAACCCTCTGTTGGATAGGATGGAGGTTGTTGCTATTGCTGGATACATCACTGACGAGAAAATGCACATCGCCAGAGATTATCTGGAGAAGAGTACACGAGAAGCATGTGGAATCAAGCCAGAACAA GTGGAAGTGACCGATGCTGCTCTTCTTGCCTTGATAGAAAATTACTGCCGAGAAGCAGGTGTCAGGAATCTCCAAAAGCACATAGAGAAAATATACCGAAAG ATAGCACTACAACTAGTGAGGAAAGGGGAGACAAAAGCCACTGTTGCTAGTGTTCAATCTGTTGAGGCTAAAAGAGTTGAAGAAGATAATGTTGAATCACATCCAGATCCCAATCAGAAGGAAAGCTCCATGGTAGCAGATAGTAGTAACCCTGAACAAATGAGTGAGCCTTACAAAGAAGTTGACAAGGAGCAAACAGATCTACCAGTTGATCAATCTGAATCTCCTGAAAACCAATTGACAGATGTGAAG GAAGGAAGTGATGAAGATAAGGAAATTGAAACTACGACAATTGAGAAAGTGTTGGTTGATAAATCAAATATAGCTGACTATGTTGGCAAGCCTGTCTTCCATGCTGAACGCATCTACGATCAGACACCTATTGGAGTTGTCATGGGTCTTGCCTGGACAGCTATGGGTGGTTCTACCCTTTATATAGAGACAACCCTTGTCGAAGAAGGGGATGGAAAAGGAGCCCTGAACCTCACTGGTCAATTGGGGGATGTGATGAAAGAAAGTGCTCAGATAGCTCATACAATTGCCAGAAGAATACTACTGGAGAAGGAACCAGAAAATCATTTCTTTGCAAATTCAAAGTTACATCTCCATGTTCCTGCAGGGGCTACACCAAAGGACGGACCTAGTGCTGGCTGCACGATGACGACTTCATTGTTGTCCCTTGCTATGAAGAAGCCCGTAAAAAAGGATCTGGCAATGACAGGGGAAGTCACACTCACCGGGAAGATTCTTCCCATTGGCGGG